The following proteins come from a genomic window of Ornithinimicrobium cryptoxanthini:
- a CDS encoding ABC transporter ATP-binding protein: MSDSSTPTTTPEAQSPGRNTGEIVIDVQNVTAGYLPGIDILTDTNLQAYDGELIGIIGPNGAGKSTLLKAIFGMVQVRNGSISLRGEDISNLKANELVAKGVGLVPQTENVFPTLTIRENLEMGAFQKPAGVKENLEFVIDIFPALGDRLNQVAGSLSGGERQMVAMSRALMMRPEVLLLDEPSAGLSPVRQDDAFIRVSSINKAGVTTIMVEQNARRCLQICDRAYVLDQGHDAHTGTGRELLNDEKVIGLYLGTLGQESA; encoded by the coding sequence ATGAGCGACTCCAGCACCCCCACGACCACGCCGGAGGCACAGTCGCCGGGGCGGAACACGGGCGAAATCGTGATCGATGTGCAGAACGTGACCGCAGGCTACCTCCCGGGCATCGACATCCTCACCGACACCAACCTGCAGGCCTACGACGGTGAGCTCATCGGCATCATCGGGCCCAACGGTGCGGGCAAGTCGACCCTCCTGAAGGCGATCTTTGGGATGGTCCAGGTCCGCAACGGGTCGATCTCCCTCCGCGGCGAGGACATCAGCAACCTCAAGGCCAACGAACTGGTCGCCAAGGGTGTCGGTCTGGTCCCCCAGACCGAAAACGTCTTCCCGACCCTGACCATCCGGGAGAACCTCGAGATGGGCGCCTTCCAGAAGCCTGCGGGAGTCAAGGAGAACCTCGAGTTCGTCATCGACATCTTCCCTGCCCTGGGTGACCGTCTGAACCAGGTTGCCGGATCGCTCAGCGGTGGCGAACGCCAGATGGTGGCAATGTCACGTGCGCTGATGATGCGCCCCGAGGTCCTCCTTCTCGATGAGCCCTCAGCGGGCCTGTCGCCGGTGCGGCAGGACGACGCCTTCATCCGCGTCTCATCGATCAACAAGGCTGGCGTCACGACCATCATGGTCGAGCAGAACGCGCGCCGTTGCCTGCAGATCTGCGACCGCGCCTACGTCCTCGATCAGGGGCACGACGCCCACACAGGCACCGGCCGAGAGCTGCTCAACGACGAGAAGGTCATCGGGCTCTACCTCGGCACGCTGGGCCAGGAGTCCGCTTAG
- a CDS encoding ABC transporter substrate-binding protein: protein MSSSTLRKRTSVTARGIAVLAASSLILAACGGDGDDGDDETPDAAAEGDDATGDDTESTGDAPAAAEDPGAPEAGERDLVLKVGTVLPQTGALAFLGPPEEAGALMAAKDINEADVGIQIELTLGDSGDPDNRAYATTVPQLLNADNSVIIGAASSGVSKLFIDEVVAADTLMISPANTAPEFTDWPDNGLYWRTAPSDLLQGEVLGNLIASDGVVNLGILYLNDAYGTGLEAQLTTTFENANGTVVASESYNAGDTTFDAQISSILAADPDALALITFEEIKTIIPALESAGVDMSSLYFVDGNIADFSEDFDPGTLEGSKGTTPGPALEDDFRTELVAGWEEHSGEELVDFNYAAETYDAIILAALSALAANSIEGPDMATWMGQVSGGTGDGEKFTTFADAAAAIIEGTVVDYDGPSGPITFNAAGDPTEATIGIFQYDENNSLVRQN, encoded by the coding sequence ATGAGTTCATCTACTCTCCGCAAGCGGACGTCCGTGACCGCCCGCGGAATTGCAGTGCTGGCCGCGTCGTCCCTCATCCTCGCTGCGTGCGGGGGCGACGGTGACGACGGTGACGATGAGACCCCCGACGCAGCGGCGGAGGGCGACGACGCAACCGGCGACGACACCGAGTCCACCGGGGACGCGCCGGCTGCCGCTGAGGACCCGGGTGCGCCCGAGGCCGGCGAGCGCGACCTGGTGCTCAAGGTCGGCACCGTGCTGCCGCAGACAGGTGCCCTCGCGTTCCTGGGCCCGCCCGAAGAGGCCGGCGCCCTGATGGCCGCCAAGGACATCAACGAAGCTGACGTGGGCATCCAGATCGAGCTGACGCTCGGCGACTCCGGAGACCCCGACAACCGCGCCTATGCGACGACCGTCCCGCAGCTGCTCAACGCGGACAACAGCGTGATCATCGGAGCCGCCTCCTCTGGTGTCTCCAAGTTGTTCATCGACGAGGTCGTGGCCGCTGACACGCTGATGATCTCCCCGGCCAACACGGCCCCGGAGTTCACCGACTGGCCGGACAACGGCCTCTACTGGCGCACGGCCCCCTCGGATCTGCTCCAGGGCGAGGTGCTGGGCAACCTCATTGCGTCCGACGGGGTGGTCAACCTCGGCATTCTCTATCTGAACGACGCCTACGGCACCGGCCTTGAGGCCCAGCTCACCACGACGTTCGAGAACGCCAACGGCACCGTTGTCGCCTCCGAGTCCTACAACGCTGGTGACACCACGTTCGACGCGCAGATCAGCTCCATCCTGGCCGCAGACCCGGACGCGCTCGCCCTGATCACCTTTGAGGAGATCAAGACGATCATCCCGGCGCTCGAGTCGGCTGGCGTTGACATGAGCAGCCTGTACTTCGTGGACGGCAACATCGCCGACTTCAGCGAGGACTTTGACCCTGGCACGCTCGAGGGTTCGAAGGGCACGACGCCTGGCCCGGCCCTGGAGGACGACTTCCGGACCGAGCTGGTGGCTGGCTGGGAGGAGCACTCGGGCGAGGAGCTCGTGGACTTCAACTACGCCGCCGAGACCTACGACGCGATCATCCTGGCGGCGCTGTCCGCCCTGGCTGCCAACTCGATCGAGGGTCCGGACATGGCCACCTGGATGGGTCAGGTGTCCGGTGGGACTGGCGATGGTGAGAAGTTCACCACGTTCGCCGACGCTGCGGCTGCCATCATCGAGGGCACGGTCGTTGACTACGACGGTCCTTCCGGGCCGATCACCTTCAACGCGGCTGGTGACCCGACCGAGGCCACCATCGGCATCTTCCAGTACGACGAGAACAACAGCCTGGTTCGCCAGAACTGA